In Temnothorax longispinosus isolate EJ_2023e chromosome 2, Tlon_JGU_v1, whole genome shotgun sequence, one DNA window encodes the following:
- the LOC139808290 gene encoding uncharacterized protein isoform X3 produces MESSKYDGYQGAHGFDYCNYFEWAVKLNRFTLNLIGLWPKIAQSPRQKLMCNFRVLVTLLGLISVLIPSIHSLIKIFGNSLLMLDNLQFTLPFISCLIRIVIFWWKKEAIVPIMNMIAKDWIKLKSNQERSLMMQRAQSARIIIICSYCVMGFACIFVAVLPAFGILMRLTPNITDPGRPLPLQSHYIYDITKRPQYELTFINQAIYIAISTMAYTAIDNFLSFLVFHICGQLDILKYNLQYLDKNINYHEVLKCCVVKHIRLLRAIGVIEDTYSTILLCLFTYFTVLFAFYGFRMINLFDKGNDMSFAHIVYFLSIVFNIFTNMCLYCALGEILMSQLRQRLLGRTKENEKCFVNSFVATLNTVNFYRRMLYSNKWYNMDPKIANDLLMLSKTL; encoded by the exons ATGGAAAGTTCGAAATATGACGGATATCAAGGTGCTCATGGTTTTGATTATTGTAACT ATTTCGAATGGGCAGTGAAACTAAACCGTTTTACTTTAAACTTGATTGGACTTTGGCCTAAGATCGCACAAAGTCCTCGGCAGAAATTAATGTGCAATTTTCGAGTGCTGGTAACTTTGTTGGGATTAATCAGCGTTCTTATTCCCTCTATACAttccttgataaaaattttcggAAACAGTTTGCTAATGTtagataatttacaatttactttACCGTTCATAAGCTGCTTGATTAGAATCGTGATTTTTTGGTGGAAAAAAGAAG ctATTGTACCGATTATGAATATGATCGCGAAGGATTggataaagttaaaaagtaatCAAGAGAGAAGCTTGATGATGCAAAGAGCGCAAAGTGcacgtataattattatttgctccTACTGTGTAATGGGATTTGCGTGCATCTTTGTCGCAGTACTGCCTGCTTTTGGAATATTGATGAGACTTACTCCCAACATTACTGATCCAGGAAGGCCACTGCCTTTACAATCTCATTATATTTACGATATAACAAAAAGGCCGCAATACGAATTGACATTTATTAATCAAGCCATCTATATAGCTATCTCCACGATGGCCTATACTGCAATAGAcaattttttgagttttctGGTTTTTCATATATGCGGTCAGTTAGACATTCTTAAgtataatttgcaatatttggataaaaacataaattaccACGAAGTTCTAAAGTGCTGCGTAGTAAAGCATATCCGTTTGCTTAG gGCTATTGGTGTTATTGAAGATACATATAGCACAATACTTCTCTgcttatttacatattttacggTACTTTTTGCTTTCTACGGATTTCGTATGATTAAT CTATTCGACAAAGGAAACGATATGTCTTTCGCTCacattgtatattttctttctatcgtttttaacatatttacaaatatgtgtttatattGCGCTCTCGGTGAAATTTTGATGTCCCAG TTACGTCAGCGGCTACTTGGACGGACaaaagaaaacgagaaatGCTTTGTGAACTCTTTCGTTGCTACGCTGAATACGGTCAATTTTTACAGAAGGAT gcTATACAGTAATAAATGGTACAACATGGATCCAAAAATCGCAAATGATTTGTTGATGTTAAGCAAGACGCTCTAA
- the LOC139808290 gene encoding odorant receptor 9a-like isoform X1: MESSKYDGYQGAHGFDYCNYFEWAVKLNRFTLNLIGLWPKIAQSPRQKLMCNFRVLVTLLGLISVLIPSIHSLIKIFGNSLLMLDNLQFTLPFISCLIRIVIFWWKKEAIVPIMNMIAKDWIKLKSNQERSLMMQRAQSARIIIICSYCVMGFACIFVAVLPAFGILMRLTPNITDPGRPLPLQSHYIYDITKRPQYELTFINQAIYIAISTMAYTAIDNFLSFLVFHICGQLDILKYNLQYLDKNINYHEVLKCCVVKHIRLLRAIGVIEDTYSTILLCLFTYFTVLFAFYGFRMINLFDKGNDMSFAHIVYFLSIVFNIFTNMCLYCALGEILMSQCNEIYYAAFSNKWYTLNPKIAEDLLFLMTRGSKPIYLTVGKIFPVTMATFCSLIKTSVGYISVLHTTKVD; the protein is encoded by the exons ATGGAAAGTTCGAAATATGACGGATATCAAGGTGCTCATGGTTTTGATTATTGTAACT ATTTCGAATGGGCAGTGAAACTAAACCGTTTTACTTTAAACTTGATTGGACTTTGGCCTAAGATCGCACAAAGTCCTCGGCAGAAATTAATGTGCAATTTTCGAGTGCTGGTAACTTTGTTGGGATTAATCAGCGTTCTTATTCCCTCTATACAttccttgataaaaattttcggAAACAGTTTGCTAATGTtagataatttacaatttactttACCGTTCATAAGCTGCTTGATTAGAATCGTGATTTTTTGGTGGAAAAAAGAAG ctATTGTACCGATTATGAATATGATCGCGAAGGATTggataaagttaaaaagtaatCAAGAGAGAAGCTTGATGATGCAAAGAGCGCAAAGTGcacgtataattattatttgctccTACTGTGTAATGGGATTTGCGTGCATCTTTGTCGCAGTACTGCCTGCTTTTGGAATATTGATGAGACTTACTCCCAACATTACTGATCCAGGAAGGCCACTGCCTTTACAATCTCATTATATTTACGATATAACAAAAAGGCCGCAATACGAATTGACATTTATTAATCAAGCCATCTATATAGCTATCTCCACGATGGCCTATACTGCAATAGAcaattttttgagttttctGGTTTTTCATATATGCGGTCAGTTAGACATTCTTAAgtataatttgcaatatttggataaaaacataaattaccACGAAGTTCTAAAGTGCTGCGTAGTAAAGCATATCCGTTTGCTTAG gGCTATTGGTGTTATTGAAGATACATATAGCACAATACTTCTCTgcttatttacatattttacggTACTTTTTGCTTTCTACGGATTTCGTATGATTAAT CTATTCGACAAAGGAAACGATATGTCTTTCGCTCacattgtatattttctttctatcgtttttaacatatttacaaatatgtgtttatattGCGCTCTCGGTGAAATTTTGATGTCCCAG tgcaatgaaatatattatgcgGCATTTAGTAATAAATGGTATACCCTAAATCCAAAAATTGCAGAAGATTTGTTGTTCTTAATGACAAGAGGTTCTAAACCAATCTATCTGACGgttggaaaaatttttcctGTTACAATGGCCACCTTTTGCAgt TTAATAAAAACGTCCGTTGGTTATATATCCGTTTTGCATACAACAAAAGTtgattaa
- the LOC139808304 gene encoding odorant receptor 4-like isoform X1 codes for MESSKYDGYQDFEWAVKLNRFTLNLIGLWPKVARNPRQKLMCNFRVLVTLLGIISLLIPSIHSLIKIFGNSLLMLDNLQLTLPPISCTIRIMIFWWKKEAVIPIMNMIAKDWIKLKSDQERSLMIRRAQTGRIIIICSYCVMGLACFFVTVLPAFGISMRLTPNITDPGRPLPVQTHYIYDITKRPQYELTFINQAISIAIAMTAYTAIDNFLSLLVFHICGQLDILKKYLQYLDKNINYHEVLKCCIVKHIRLLRAIDVIEDTYSTILLCLFAYFTVTFAFYGFRMISLFDEGNDMSFAHIIYFVSIVFNIFASMGLYCALGEILMSQCNEIYYAAFNNKWYTLNPKIAEDLLFLMTRGSKPIYLTVGKISPVTMATFCSLLKTSVGYISVLHTTKS; via the exons ATGGAAAGTTCGAAATATGACGGATATCAAG ATTTCGAATGGGCAGTGAAACTAAACCGTTTTACTTTAAACTTGATTGGACTTTGGCCTAAGGTCGCACGAAATCCTCGGCAGAAATTAATGTGCAATTTTCGAGTGCTGGTAACTTTGTTGGGAATAATCAGCCTTCTTATTCCCTCTATACAttccttgataaaaattttcggAAACAGTTTGCTAATGTTAGATAATTTACAACTTACTTTACCACCTATAAGCTGCACGATTAGAATCATGATTTTTTGGTGGAAAAAAGAAG CTGTTATACCGATTATGAATATGATCGCGAAGGATTggataaagttaaaaagtgATCAAGAAAGAAGCTTGATGATTCGAAGAGCACAGACTGgacgtataattattatttgctccTACTGTGTAATGGGTTTAGCATGCTTCTTTGTCACAGTACTGCCTGCTTTTGGAATATCGATGAGACTCACTCCCAACATTACTGATCCAGGAAGGCCACTGCCTGTACAAACTCATTACATTTATGATATAACAAAAAGGCCACAGTACGAATTGACATTTATTAATCAAGCCATCAGTATAGCTATCGCCATGACGGCCTATACTGCAATAGACAATTTTCTTAGTCTTCTGGTTTTTCATATATGCGGTCAGTTAGACATTCTCAAGAAATACTTGCAATATTtggataaaaacataaattatcaCGAAGTTCTAAAATGCTGCATAGTAAAGCATATCCGTTTGCTTAG AGCTATTGATGTTATTGAAGATACATATAGCACAATACTTCTCTgcttatttgcatattttacgGTAACTTTTGCTTTCTATGGATTTCGGATGATTAGC cttTTCGACGAAGGAAACGATATGTCCTTCGctcacattatatattttgtttctattgtttttaatatatttgcaagCATGGGTTTATATTGCGCTCTCGGTGAAATTTTGATGTCCCAG tgcaatgaaatatattatgcggcatttaataataaatggtaCACCCTAAATCCAAAAATTGCAGAAGATTTATTGTTCTTGATGACAAGAGGTTCTAAACCAATCTATCTGActgttggaaaaatttctccTGTTACAATGGCCACTTTTTGTAGc TTATTAAAAACGTCCGTTGGTTATATATCCGTTTTGCATACAACAAAAAGttga
- the LOC139808310 gene encoding chymotrypsin-2-like: protein MLPLAWILIVVAVSGANAEITQNDDGDVDIAQHPYVVSIRRNGRHACSGAILDEYHVVTSDRCVPPFEHVWNVMNNIIIVSGTSSLKPGGVHIFVKEMFSQNHHVNPLENNVTSGLGVLKLIQPLQFNEKIQPVALSETEVPLDVKLQMVSWMIADRQGKKTANLKQVTLTTIDHQECQSFYKKELSKSEFCTRAESESNYCKGDSGSPLIYEGKLVGLATYSISCNETPVPDVHTSINQNIEYLNDIIKS from the exons ATGTTACCACTTGCATGGATTTTGATCGTCGTCGCCGTTAGTG GTGCCAATGCTGAAATAACGCAAAACGATGACGGTGATGTTGACATCGCGCAGCATCCATATGTTGTGTCGATTAGAAGGAACGGCAGACACGCATGTTCCGGCGCTATACTTGACGAGTATCACGTCGTCACGTCGGATCGATGTGTTCCGCCGTTCGAACACGTCTGGAACGTTATGAACAATATAATCATAGTAAGCGGCACGAGCAGCCTCAAACCTGGCGGTGTTCATATCTTTGTTAAAGAAATGTTCTCGCAAAATCATCACGTTAACCCACTTGAAAATAATGTCACTAGCGGACTTGGTGTGCTTAAG CTAATACAACCACTTCAATTCAACGAGAAAATTCAGCCGGTTGCGCTATCTGAAACAGAAGTACCACTGGatgtaaaattgcaaatggTTAGTTGGATGATAGCCGATCGTCAAGGGAAAAAGACTGCGAATCTGAAGCAAGTAACGTTAACAACGATTGATCATCAAGAATGCCAGTCATTCTACAAGAAAGAGCTCTCTAAGTCTGAATTCTGCACTCGAGCGGAATCTGAAAGTAATTATTGCAAG ggTGACAGCGGCAGTCCTCTGATTTATGAAGGCAAACTTGTCGGTTTAGCTACCTACAGTATTTCATGCAACGAAACTCCAGTTCCGGATGTTCATACCAGTATAAACCAAAATATCGAATACCTCAACgacataataaaatcataa
- the LOC139808290 gene encoding uncharacterized protein isoform X4 yields MESSKYDGYQGAHGFDYCNYFEWAVKLNRFTLNLIGLWPKIAQSPRQKLMCNFRVLVTLLGLISVLIPSIHSLIKIFGNSLLMLDNLQFTLPFISCLIRIVIFWWKKEAIVPIMNMIAKDWIKLKSNQERSLMMQRAQSARIIIICSYCVMGFACIFVAVLPAFGILMRLTPNITDPGRPLPLQSHYIYDITKRPQYELTFINQAIYIAISTMAYTAIDNFLSFLVFHICGQLDILKYNLQYLDKNINYHEVLKCCVVKHIRLLRAIGVIEDTYSTILLCLFTYFTVLFAFYGFRMINLFDKGNDMSFAHIVYFLSIVFNIFTNMCLYCALGEILMSQKICCS; encoded by the exons ATGGAAAGTTCGAAATATGACGGATATCAAGGTGCTCATGGTTTTGATTATTGTAACT ATTTCGAATGGGCAGTGAAACTAAACCGTTTTACTTTAAACTTGATTGGACTTTGGCCTAAGATCGCACAAAGTCCTCGGCAGAAATTAATGTGCAATTTTCGAGTGCTGGTAACTTTGTTGGGATTAATCAGCGTTCTTATTCCCTCTATACAttccttgataaaaattttcggAAACAGTTTGCTAATGTtagataatttacaatttactttACCGTTCATAAGCTGCTTGATTAGAATCGTGATTTTTTGGTGGAAAAAAGAAG ctATTGTACCGATTATGAATATGATCGCGAAGGATTggataaagttaaaaagtaatCAAGAGAGAAGCTTGATGATGCAAAGAGCGCAAAGTGcacgtataattattatttgctccTACTGTGTAATGGGATTTGCGTGCATCTTTGTCGCAGTACTGCCTGCTTTTGGAATATTGATGAGACTTACTCCCAACATTACTGATCCAGGAAGGCCACTGCCTTTACAATCTCATTATATTTACGATATAACAAAAAGGCCGCAATACGAATTGACATTTATTAATCAAGCCATCTATATAGCTATCTCCACGATGGCCTATACTGCAATAGAcaattttttgagttttctGGTTTTTCATATATGCGGTCAGTTAGACATTCTTAAgtataatttgcaatatttggataaaaacataaattaccACGAAGTTCTAAAGTGCTGCGTAGTAAAGCATATCCGTTTGCTTAG gGCTATTGGTGTTATTGAAGATACATATAGCACAATACTTCTCTgcttatttacatattttacggTACTTTTTGCTTTCTACGGATTTCGTATGATTAAT CTATTCGACAAAGGAAACGATATGTCTTTCGCTCacattgtatattttctttctatcgtttttaacatatttacaaatatgtgtttatattGCGCTCTCGGTGAAATTTTGATGTCCCAG AAGATTTGTTGTTCTTAA
- the LOC139808304 gene encoding uncharacterized protein isoform X2 yields MESSKYDGYQDFEWAVKLNRFTLNLIGLWPKVARNPRQKLMCNFRVLVTLLGIISLLIPSIHSLIKIFGNSLLMLDNLQLTLPPISCTIRIMIFWWKKEAVIPIMNMIAKDWIKLKSDQERSLMIRRAQTGRIIIICSYCVMGLACFFVTVLPAFGISMRLTPNITDPGRPLPVQTHYIYDITKRPQYELTFINQAISIAIAMTAYTAIDNFLSLLVFHICGQLDILKKYLQYLDKNINYHEVLKCCIVKHIRLLRAIDVIEDTYSTILLCLFAYFTVTFAFYGFRMISLFDEGNDMSFAHIIYFVSIVFNIFASMGLYCALGEILMSQKIYCS; encoded by the exons ATGGAAAGTTCGAAATATGACGGATATCAAG ATTTCGAATGGGCAGTGAAACTAAACCGTTTTACTTTAAACTTGATTGGACTTTGGCCTAAGGTCGCACGAAATCCTCGGCAGAAATTAATGTGCAATTTTCGAGTGCTGGTAACTTTGTTGGGAATAATCAGCCTTCTTATTCCCTCTATACAttccttgataaaaattttcggAAACAGTTTGCTAATGTTAGATAATTTACAACTTACTTTACCACCTATAAGCTGCACGATTAGAATCATGATTTTTTGGTGGAAAAAAGAAG CTGTTATACCGATTATGAATATGATCGCGAAGGATTggataaagttaaaaagtgATCAAGAAAGAAGCTTGATGATTCGAAGAGCACAGACTGgacgtataattattatttgctccTACTGTGTAATGGGTTTAGCATGCTTCTTTGTCACAGTACTGCCTGCTTTTGGAATATCGATGAGACTCACTCCCAACATTACTGATCCAGGAAGGCCACTGCCTGTACAAACTCATTACATTTATGATATAACAAAAAGGCCACAGTACGAATTGACATTTATTAATCAAGCCATCAGTATAGCTATCGCCATGACGGCCTATACTGCAATAGACAATTTTCTTAGTCTTCTGGTTTTTCATATATGCGGTCAGTTAGACATTCTCAAGAAATACTTGCAATATTtggataaaaacataaattatcaCGAAGTTCTAAAATGCTGCATAGTAAAGCATATCCGTTTGCTTAG AGCTATTGATGTTATTGAAGATACATATAGCACAATACTTCTCTgcttatttgcatattttacgGTAACTTTTGCTTTCTATGGATTTCGGATGATTAGC cttTTCGACGAAGGAAACGATATGTCCTTCGctcacattatatattttgtttctattgtttttaatatatttgcaagCATGGGTTTATATTGCGCTCTCGGTGAAATTTTGATGTCCCAG AAGATTTATTGTTCTTGA
- the LOC139808290 gene encoding odorant receptor 9a-like isoform X2: protein MESSKYDGYQDFEWAVKLNRFTLNLIGLWPKIAQSPRQKLMCNFRVLVTLLGLISVLIPSIHSLIKIFGNSLLMLDNLQFTLPFISCLIRIVIFWWKKEAIVPIMNMIAKDWIKLKSNQERSLMMQRAQSARIIIICSYCVMGFACIFVAVLPAFGILMRLTPNITDPGRPLPLQSHYIYDITKRPQYELTFINQAIYIAISTMAYTAIDNFLSFLVFHICGQLDILKYNLQYLDKNINYHEVLKCCVVKHIRLLRAIGVIEDTYSTILLCLFTYFTVLFAFYGFRMINLFDKGNDMSFAHIVYFLSIVFNIFTNMCLYCALGEILMSQCNEIYYAAFSNKWYTLNPKIAEDLLFLMTRGSKPIYLTVGKIFPVTMATFCSLIKTSVGYISVLHTTKVD from the exons ATGGAAAGTTCGAAATATGACGGATATCAAG ATTTCGAATGGGCAGTGAAACTAAACCGTTTTACTTTAAACTTGATTGGACTTTGGCCTAAGATCGCACAAAGTCCTCGGCAGAAATTAATGTGCAATTTTCGAGTGCTGGTAACTTTGTTGGGATTAATCAGCGTTCTTATTCCCTCTATACAttccttgataaaaattttcggAAACAGTTTGCTAATGTtagataatttacaatttactttACCGTTCATAAGCTGCTTGATTAGAATCGTGATTTTTTGGTGGAAAAAAGAAG ctATTGTACCGATTATGAATATGATCGCGAAGGATTggataaagttaaaaagtaatCAAGAGAGAAGCTTGATGATGCAAAGAGCGCAAAGTGcacgtataattattatttgctccTACTGTGTAATGGGATTTGCGTGCATCTTTGTCGCAGTACTGCCTGCTTTTGGAATATTGATGAGACTTACTCCCAACATTACTGATCCAGGAAGGCCACTGCCTTTACAATCTCATTATATTTACGATATAACAAAAAGGCCGCAATACGAATTGACATTTATTAATCAAGCCATCTATATAGCTATCTCCACGATGGCCTATACTGCAATAGAcaattttttgagttttctGGTTTTTCATATATGCGGTCAGTTAGACATTCTTAAgtataatttgcaatatttggataaaaacataaattaccACGAAGTTCTAAAGTGCTGCGTAGTAAAGCATATCCGTTTGCTTAG gGCTATTGGTGTTATTGAAGATACATATAGCACAATACTTCTCTgcttatttacatattttacggTACTTTTTGCTTTCTACGGATTTCGTATGATTAAT CTATTCGACAAAGGAAACGATATGTCTTTCGCTCacattgtatattttctttctatcgtttttaacatatttacaaatatgtgtttatattGCGCTCTCGGTGAAATTTTGATGTCCCAG tgcaatgaaatatattatgcgGCATTTAGTAATAAATGGTATACCCTAAATCCAAAAATTGCAGAAGATTTGTTGTTCTTAATGACAAGAGGTTCTAAACCAATCTATCTGACGgttggaaaaatttttcctGTTACAATGGCCACCTTTTGCAgt TTAATAAAAACGTCCGTTGGTTATATATCCGTTTTGCATACAACAAAAGTtgattaa